The following proteins come from a genomic window of Azoarcus sp. PA01:
- a CDS encoding ABC transporter ATP-binding protein, whose protein sequence is MLELDGLAKRFNGQTGRALFSHVSLRLAPGECVAIMGESGVGKSTLLNCIAGLEAVDAGSIRLDGTELVALDDDAFARLRRRSYGFVFQAFHLLPHLTLAQNVALPLWLLDCAAAEARERAVAMLAQVGLAERADDWPRHLSGGEMQRVAIARALVHRPTLVLADEPTGNLDAERAADVLELLLGSLRSAGAIGLLVTHSRAAAARTDRVLRLTATGLAEEAVAA, encoded by the coding sequence ATGCTGGAACTCGACGGGCTGGCGAAACGCTTCAACGGGCAAACCGGGCGGGCGCTTTTCTCGCACGTGTCGCTGCGGCTCGCGCCGGGCGAATGCGTCGCGATCATGGGGGAATCCGGCGTCGGCAAGTCGACGCTCCTGAACTGCATCGCCGGGCTCGAAGCGGTCGATGCAGGCAGCATCCGGCTCGACGGCACCGAGCTCGTCGCGCTCGACGACGACGCGTTCGCGCGGCTGCGGCGTCGCAGCTACGGTTTCGTGTTCCAGGCGTTTCACCTGCTGCCGCACCTGACGCTCGCGCAGAACGTCGCGCTGCCGCTGTGGCTGCTCGACTGCGCCGCCGCGGAAGCGCGCGAGCGAGCGGTCGCGATGCTCGCCCAGGTCGGGCTCGCCGAGCGTGCCGACGACTGGCCACGGCATTTGTCCGGCGGCGAGATGCAGCGTGTCGCGATCGCCCGCGCGCTGGTGCATCGGCCGACGCTGGTGCTCGCCGACGAGCCGACCGGCAACCTCGACGCCGAGCGCGCCGCCGACGTGCTCGAACTGCTGCTCGGCAGCCTGCGCAGCGCCGGCGCGATCGGACTTCTCGTCACGCATTCCCGCGCCGCCGCCGCGCGCACCGACCGCGTGCTGCGGCTGACCGCGACGGGCCTCGCCGAGGAGGCGGTCGCCGCGTGA
- the hpnC gene encoding squalene synthase HpnC produces the protein MPVDHYENFPVASLLLPARLREPVEAIYAFARSADDIADEGDAPGVVRLARLNDYRLELDAIGRGAPARDAGLAQMFERLGRNIRAHALPLPLFRDLLDAFSQDVGKTRYADFAELADYCRRSANPVGRLLLHLYGAATPDNLRLSDRICTSLQLINFWQDVAVDWAKRRIYVPQDELARFGVGEADIDAGRCDERWRALMTFEVQRARATMLEGAPLARRLPGRIGWELRLMVAGGLRILELIEAADYDVFRRRPTLGRSDWPRLAWRALRYEGIG, from the coding sequence ATGCCCGTCGATCACTACGAGAACTTTCCTGTCGCGTCGCTGCTGCTTCCGGCCCGTTTGCGCGAGCCGGTGGAAGCCATTTACGCGTTCGCGCGCAGCGCCGACGACATCGCCGACGAAGGCGACGCACCGGGGGTCGTGCGGCTCGCGCGGCTCAACGACTACCGCCTCGAACTCGACGCGATCGGACGCGGCGCGCCGGCTCGCGATGCCGGGCTCGCGCAGATGTTCGAACGCCTCGGCCGCAACATCCGCGCCCACGCGCTGCCGCTGCCGCTGTTCCGCGACCTCCTCGACGCGTTCAGCCAGGACGTCGGCAAGACACGCTACGCCGATTTCGCTGAGCTCGCCGACTATTGCCGCCGCTCGGCGAACCCGGTCGGGCGCCTGCTGCTGCATCTGTACGGCGCGGCAACGCCGGACAACCTGCGGCTGTCGGACAGGATCTGCACGAGCCTGCAGCTGATCAACTTCTGGCAGGACGTCGCGGTCGACTGGGCGAAGCGCCGCATCTACGTGCCGCAGGACGAGCTCGCGCGCTTCGGCGTCGGCGAAGCGGACATCGACGCCGGGCGCTGCGACGAGCGCTGGCGCGCGCTGATGACGTTCGAAGTGCAGCGGGCGCGCGCGACGATGCTCGAAGGCGCGCCGCTCGCGCGCCGCCTGCCGGGGCGCATCGGCTGGGAGCTGCGCCTGATGGTCGCCGGCGGCCTGCGCATCCTCGAACTGATCGAAGCGGCGGACTACGACGTGTTCCGCCGCCGCCCGACGCTCGGCCGCTCCGACTGGCCGCGCCTCGCGTGGCGCGCGCTGCGATATGAAGGAATCGGATGA
- the hpnD gene encoding presqualene diphosphate synthase HpnD, protein MTPHEYCQDRAAKSGSSFYYSFLFLPPERRQAIIALYAFCREVDDVVDECNDVQVAQNKLDWWRQEIARVYAGNPSHPVGLALKDVLGRFNLPREQMFEVIDGMEMDLRQTRYLDFKGLQLYCYRAASVVGLLAAEIFGYQDRQTLKYAHDLGIALQLTNIIRDVGEDARRGRIYLPIEDLQRFKVPASQILEGRSGDNFRALMEFQAERARTFYHQAFEHLPAVDRKAQRPGLVMAAIYRTLLDEIARDGFQVLDRRTSLTPVRKLWIAGSTWVRA, encoded by the coding sequence ATGACCCCTCACGAGTACTGCCAGGACCGCGCCGCGAAGAGCGGTTCCAGCTTCTATTACAGCTTCCTGTTCCTGCCGCCCGAGCGGCGGCAGGCGATCATCGCGCTGTATGCGTTCTGCCGCGAGGTCGACGACGTCGTCGATGAGTGCAACGACGTGCAGGTCGCGCAGAACAAGCTCGACTGGTGGCGCCAGGAGATCGCCCGCGTATATGCCGGCAACCCGAGCCATCCGGTCGGGCTCGCGCTGAAGGACGTGCTGGGCCGCTTCAACCTGCCGCGCGAGCAGATGTTCGAAGTCATCGACGGCATGGAGATGGACCTGCGCCAGACGCGCTACCTCGATTTCAAGGGGCTGCAGCTGTACTGCTACCGCGCGGCGAGCGTCGTCGGCCTGCTCGCGGCCGAGATCTTCGGCTACCAGGACCGCCAGACGCTGAAGTACGCGCACGACCTGGGCATCGCGCTGCAGCTCACGAACATCATCCGCGACGTCGGCGAGGACGCGCGGCGCGGGCGGATCTACCTGCCGATCGAGGACCTGCAGCGCTTCAAAGTGCCGGCGAGCCAGATCCTCGAAGGCCGCAGCGGCGACAACTTCCGCGCGCTGATGGAGTTCCAGGCCGAACGCGCGCGCACGTTCTACCACCAGGCGTTCGAGCACCTGCCGGCGGTCGATCGCAAGGCGCAGCGGCCGGGCCTCGTGATGGCGGCGATCTATCGCACGCTGCTCGACGAGATCGCGCGCGACGGCTTCCAGGTGCTCGACCGGCGCACGTCGCTGACGCCGGTGAGAAAGCTGTGGATCGCCGGGTCGACGTGGGTGCGGGCATGA